Proteins from one Telopea speciosissima isolate NSW1024214 ecotype Mountain lineage chromosome 1, Tspe_v1, whole genome shotgun sequence genomic window:
- the LOC122650380 gene encoding uncharacterized protein LOC122650380 has product MKVLKGIEQKVGINDQLLYSHTHSISKLETQIGQLAEAFNKRETGQLPSQPIGNPNSAQIGRGKEQVQSVRVLRNGKRVEIYDTPPTYEDFPSNTPQQTTPAESTPAQAEVESKALRPLIDGNRTITPSLVHSQENTEKENERPVGEGPQLDKYTPRVPFPDALKTPSSPLFGKQGEKMKEMLDLFQQVHINLPLLDAIKQKFGLGELKSTEVILQLTDRSMKRPHGLLEDVLVKVDDLYFPVDFLVLDMESTSAKLPPIILGCPFLATANACINYRSGAMDILFGNKKLQLNIFTASLGPYREDECFALDMIDEAVS; this is encoded by the exons ATGAAGGTGCTGAAAGGTATTGAGCAGAAAGTGGGAATTAATGACCAATTATTGTACTCCCACACTCACTCTATTAGCAAGCTGGAGACCCAGATTGGTCAACTTGCCGAAGCCTTCAATAAGAGAGAGACTGGCCAACTACCAAGCCAACCTATTGGAAACCCCAATAGTGCCCAAATAGGGAGGGGTAAGGAACAAGTCCAGTCGGTTAGAGTGTTGAGGAATGGTAAGAGGGTGGAAATATATGACACACCACCTACCTATGAGGACTTCCCCTCTAATACCCCTCAACAGACCACACCAGCAGAGTCAACCCCAGCCCAGGCAGAAGTTGAATCAAAGGCATTGAGGCCTCTCATTGATGGGAATAGAACCATTACACCTTCTTTGGTCCATTCCCAGGAAAATACTGAGAAGGAGAATGAGCGACCAGTTGGGGAGGGACCTCAACTGGATAAGTATACACCCCGAGTCCCTTTCCCTGATGCTCTCAAAACTCCATCCTCTCCCCTATTTGGGAAGCaaggagagaagatgaaggagatgttGGATTTGTTTCAACAAGTCCACATCAACCTTCCATTATTGGATGCAATCAAGCAG AAGTTTGGATTAGGAGAGTTAAAGTCCACTGAAGTCATACTTCAGTTAACTGATCGTTCTATGAAAAGACCTCATGGACTTCTTGAGGATGTTCTTGTGAAGGTAGATGATTTATACTTCCCAGTGGACTTCCTAGTCCTTGACATGGAATCTACCtcagccaagcttccccctatcataCTAGGGTGTCCATTCTTGGCGACCGCCAATGCTTGCATTAACTATCGGTCAGGCGCCATGGACATATTGTTTGGGAACAAGAAGCTTCAACTAAACATCTTTACTGCATCCCTAGGACCCTACAGAGAAGACGAGTGCTTTGCTCTGGATATGATTGATGAAGCTGTATCGTAG